A genomic stretch from Falco naumanni isolate bFalNau1 chromosome 6, bFalNau1.pat, whole genome shotgun sequence includes:
- the VGLL2 gene encoding transcription cofactor vestigial-like protein 2 isoform X1, giving the protein MSCLDVMYQVYGPPQPYFAAAYSRYHQKLSFFSKMQEAPESGSSASASSSFSSHPAASIKEEDCSPEKERPPEAEYINSRCVLFTYFQGDISAVVDEHFSRALSQPSSFSLGSAKAARNAGSWRDGSFPMSQRIFPPSFWNSTYQPSSVPATLSSPLAAATHSDLPFAATADPYTPASLHGHLHQGGPEPWHHAHHHHHHHPYIGTQSTAYPRPATMHEVYGPHFDPRYGSLLVPTASVRPHRLTPASVPTPVSPPCELGKSEAGAAAAWTTPGSFPSAAGDMAQSLSLNVDTARRYSFCGGSLLS; this is encoded by the exons ATGAGCTGTTTGGATGTTATGTACCAAGTCTACGGTCCTCCGCAGCCCTACTTCGCAGCAGCCTACAGCCGCTATCACCAG aaactctcctttttctccaaaatgcaAGAAGCCCCGGAGAGCGGCAGCAGCGCCAGCGccagcagctccttctccagccaCCCCGCGGCCAGCATCAAGGAGGAGGACTGCAGCCCCGAGAAGGAGCGACCCCCCGAGGCTGAGTACATCAACTCCCGCTGCGTCCTCTTCACCTACTTCCAGGGGGACATCAGCGCCGTAGTGGACGAGCACTTCAGCCGGGCGCtcagccagcccagcagcttCTCGCTCGGCAGCGCGAAGGCGGCGCGGAACGCCGGCTCCTGGCGGG ATGGCTCCTTTCCGATGAGCCAGCGTATCTTTCCACCGTCCTTCTGGAACAGCACGTACCAGCCCTCCTCCGTCCCAGCCACCCTCAGCAGCcccctggcagctgccaccCACAGCGATCTGCCGTTTGCTGCCACCGCCGACCCCTACACACCTGCCTCTCTGCACGGCCACCTGCACCAGGGTGGCCCCGAGCCCTGGCACCatgcccaccaccaccaccaccaccacccctacATCGGGACACAGAGCACTGCTtacccccgccccgccaccaTGCACGAGGTCTACGGGCCCCACTTCGACCCCCGCTATGGCTCGCTCCTGGTGCCCACCGCCTCCGTCCGCCCCCACCGCCTCACCCCTGCCTCCGTACCCACGCCAGTCAGCCCCCCCTGTGAACTGGGCAAGAGTGAGGCAGGTGCAGCCGCGGCCTGGACAACGCCGGGATCCTTCCCCAGTGCAGCTGGGGACATGGCACAGAGCCTCAGCCTCAACGTGGACACAG
- the VGLL2 gene encoding transcription cofactor vestigial-like protein 2 isoform X2, with protein sequence MSCLDVMYQVYGPPQPYFAAAYSRYHQKLSFFSKMQEAPESGSSASASSSFSSHPAASIKEEDCSPEKERPPEAEYINSRCVLFTYFQGDISAVVDEHFSRALSQPSSFSLGSAKAARNAGSWRARRYSFCGGSLLS encoded by the exons ATGAGCTGTTTGGATGTTATGTACCAAGTCTACGGTCCTCCGCAGCCCTACTTCGCAGCAGCCTACAGCCGCTATCACCAG aaactctcctttttctccaaaatgcaAGAAGCCCCGGAGAGCGGCAGCAGCGCCAGCGccagcagctccttctccagccaCCCCGCGGCCAGCATCAAGGAGGAGGACTGCAGCCCCGAGAAGGAGCGACCCCCCGAGGCTGAGTACATCAACTCCCGCTGCGTCCTCTTCACCTACTTCCAGGGGGACATCAGCGCCGTAGTGGACGAGCACTTCAGCCGGGCGCtcagccagcccagcagcttCTCGCTCGGCAGCGCGAAGGCGGCGCGGAACGCCGGCTCCTGGCGGG